Within Nitrospira sp. MA-1, the genomic segment GATCCAGGAAATGATGCCCAACGAAGACCCTCCTTGTGAGTCAGGATGAATGATGTAGGTGTCACTCGCCTGCCTATTGCTGACAGGACGAGTGACCCCCTGGGACTGGCAAAGGCCTGAATGGTTATGCCTTATCTTTTTCCATTGAGGCAATGAAAGAATCAGCTTCCTTGATAGAGGCTTCCATTTCTTTAATGAGAGAGGCAATGTTGCCTTCCACCGAGACGAGCTCACTTTTCAACGACGCGATGGCTTGGGCGTTCAGGTTGTGTTTGAGGAAGAGGACCTGGTCTTTGAATTTCGCCAACACCGGATCCATTTTCGTCTCCGCCCGCTTCATGGCTTTGATCAATTGAGCATATTGGGTCCGTGTTTGTGTCAGTTGCTTTTGGCTGTTTTTGCGCAAGGCGGCGCTGGAATATTCCTTGAGTTCCGCCTCCCATTCTTCAAATAAGGCCTCTGAGACATCCTCCACCGACGCGATGCGATCACGGACCGCTTGGGCTTTGGCCTCGCTCTGCTCGTATTCCGCATTCAGCACGTCGTATTTGTCCTGTAATTCACCCCCCTCGATATTGAGGGTTTTGGTAAACCGGTCAAGCGCGGATTTGAATTGTTCTTTGGCGTCCTCTTGAGCGTCGCGGGCTTTTTCCACATTACTTACCATCAGGTCGCGTTTGTGATAACCGATCTTCTCCATGGCATCATAATAGATGCTCTGGCAACCAAATGCGCTCAGACTCAAGAGGACGATTCCCCATGTCAGATAAGGAAAGAATCTGCGAGAACCTACTGGAGAATATTGAGGGTACATCATGTCATCCTTGTGCAAAGGGTTTATATTCATTGGGCCAATCATCAGGTTGTCGAAGGCCCGGGCTTCAAGACTTTTTCCAGAAGACCCTTCATGGAATCCCCGCCTTGATTCTGGACGAAGGAAAGGACGATCGGGGCAAACTTTCCAATCATATCAGGGCTTAATCCAAGTTGCGAAAACCCGCTTGCCAAATTGGCGAGATTTCCCAATCCTCCCATCTTGTCACCTAATCCCCCGGCACCGAGTGAAG encodes:
- a CDS encoding DUF2959 domain-containing protein → MYPQYSPVGSRRFFPYLTWGIVLLSLSAFGCQSIYYDAMEKIGYHKRDLMVSNVEKARDAQEDAKEQFKSALDRFTKTLNIEGGELQDKYDVLNAEYEQSEAKAQAVRDRIASVEDVSEALFEEWEAELKEYSSAALRKNSQKQLTQTRTQYAQLIKAMKRAETKMDPVLAKFKDQVLFLKHNLNAQAIASLKSELVSVEGNIASLIKEMEASIKEADSFIASMEKDKA